In a single window of the Streptacidiphilus sp. P02-A3a genome:
- a CDS encoding LamG-like jellyroll fold domain-containing protein encodes MTTSSLSFSNGGGGPLAVMRSGDSSLTVSLPADLGTLPRPTLSGDTATYAGVLPGVDLELTADEQGGYSEVLVVRNAAAAADPALRTLVLPTQVTGAKLSADAAGNITATTPQGRTVFSAPEPLMWDSQAPVAGKAPRLVTDPRTGAAVDAATGQPATSSPAMPGEDAHVAGIATRASAHTITLVPNAALLAGHHTVYPLYLDPSFAAGGVNQDWTFVDSYYDNASYWKNTGVTAMHVGDEEWSGPYSVDRTFAQFSVSPDLYGASVSSSTFYATETWSASCTAEPVQLWWTGSISSGTTWNNQPAWNSDEATDNIASGWSSSCPADSHGWTSSGLTSLMQTAATGRWANVTLGLRAGDESNTYNWEEFDPSTMSMTTVYDKTPNTPTALSTNPASRCGGAVTTLGNGSISLIAQVSSPDKGNLTAEFKSWETNASSTALDNANLAVVSGTDATLIIPETTLIARSGKTSPMEFSWDVAVTDGTLTSGTSKTCSFTFNPAAPGAPALSDSSGADCNASTLTYTVGDRATFTVAPSASGATPSNYVYQINGGAAVSTTQTTLTVIPTRATNVLTVTAVAAGGNIGDSATCVIEAAAPATAADGDLNGDGLPDLITVGNKNGLPPGLWQADSQSAGTGQVATQATDIGAQGTGIDTAISATSPQEWNGLEAFTGHFATGGSGFNDVATYNPSDGTATILDGNGDGSALQIANEQDVVSGAFTDGTGSAPVYATHLANAGNLNNTASGNTGQGGNIILAQPDLLMTIDGSLYLSPSADTPGGYFTFGSPSTTSDIDLLDTNPTGTGNWNGWTITTSLVATTPYTSLPALFARDDSTGALYYYSPTATLDLAQNVIQGTNTTVTPVELETSGWGSTTYPVIEGAEFGGSAGLWGVSSTGATTDVTAASISGSTLTTTVPQQIAAEGHTWALDDNTTGTVTTAADTTGNPALTLTGDSGTTWDTGDANFPADVAFNGTSGSLSTTSAAVDLTRSFTLSAWAKPTSYGGAVISQSGSSDFGMVVFPSATGWQFQLNTGSGTGLTYDVITGGTVNLGAWAHLTAIYNATTKVMDLYVDDVHVATGPHTAPSTGADGDFLIGSDLYQGAGSGHFAGDVAQVQTWSGAVVPPAQPYTAAGYHQSVTATRILDTRYSTDLSHTTGITAGSATVAAGSVTALQISGDTVTPSSTGSPTTIPTSVTAVAVDVTAVNESTAGYLTAYADNTQQPVTSSTNYVAGTTVTGNQIVPVGTDGKIDLYASGGPLALVVDLTGYFTSDATVANDQTYTPLGVTQRVLDTGSSVAGTSLSGTGPVAANSSFTLQVTGAEGLLGVPAGATAVAANITTYDETGVGGLSVYATGAAPANLTSLTYTAGTGDASMAADTPLSSGGTITIADYGSATDVIVDVSGYYTNSTTGETYHTVNPTRIVDTRNGTGGSAGQVASDTPYLVSGTDIQQVTTAAVPTLVGVLTATDATGSGFAVAYANGLTRVPDGSSSINWVSGVASSNLIMTPTGNGDGLDIYNNSSAPVDFVLDSSGYFA; translated from the coding sequence GTGACGACCAGTTCGCTCAGCTTCTCGAACGGCGGCGGCGGCCCGCTGGCGGTGATGCGCTCGGGCGACAGCTCGCTCACCGTGTCCCTCCCCGCTGACCTGGGAACGCTTCCCCGGCCGACGCTGTCGGGCGACACCGCCACCTATGCCGGTGTCCTGCCCGGTGTGGACCTGGAGCTGACCGCTGACGAGCAGGGCGGCTACAGCGAGGTACTGGTCGTGCGCAACGCCGCCGCGGCCGCCGACCCGGCACTCAGAACCCTGGTCCTCCCGACGCAGGTGACCGGCGCGAAGCTGTCCGCCGACGCTGCCGGGAACATCACCGCCACCACACCACAGGGCCGGACGGTGTTCTCCGCTCCCGAGCCGCTGATGTGGGACTCCCAGGCCCCCGTCGCGGGCAAAGCCCCGCGCCTGGTCACCGATCCGCGCACCGGCGCCGCGGTGGACGCCGCCACCGGGCAACCGGCCACCTCCAGCCCGGCGATGCCGGGCGAGGACGCCCACGTCGCCGGGATCGCCACCCGGGCCAGTGCCCACACCATCACGCTGGTGCCGAACGCCGCGCTGCTGGCCGGCCACCACACGGTCTACCCGCTCTACCTCGACCCGAGTTTCGCGGCCGGCGGTGTCAATCAGGACTGGACCTTCGTCGACTCCTACTACGACAACGCCAGCTACTGGAAGAACACCGGCGTCACCGCCATGCACGTGGGCGATGAGGAATGGTCGGGTCCGTACTCGGTGGACCGGACGTTCGCGCAGTTCTCGGTCTCGCCCGACCTGTACGGCGCCAGCGTGTCCTCATCCACCTTCTACGCCACCGAGACCTGGTCCGCGTCGTGCACCGCGGAGCCAGTGCAGCTGTGGTGGACCGGCTCCATCAGCTCGGGCACCACCTGGAACAACCAGCCGGCCTGGAACAGCGACGAGGCGACCGACAACATCGCCAGCGGTTGGTCCTCCTCGTGCCCGGCCGACTCCCACGGCTGGACATCCAGTGGCCTGACCTCCCTGATGCAGACCGCGGCCACCGGCAGGTGGGCGAACGTCACGCTGGGCCTGCGGGCCGGCGACGAGAGCAACACGTACAACTGGGAGGAGTTCGACCCTTCCACCATGTCGATGACCACCGTCTACGACAAGACCCCGAACACCCCCACCGCCTTGAGCACCAACCCGGCCTCCCGCTGCGGCGGCGCCGTCACCACCCTGGGCAACGGCTCGATCTCCCTGATCGCCCAGGTCTCCAGCCCCGACAAGGGCAACCTCACCGCCGAGTTCAAGTCCTGGGAGACGAACGCCAGCAGCACCGCCCTCGACAACGCCAACCTGGCCGTGGTCTCCGGGACCGACGCCACGCTGATCATCCCCGAGACGACCCTGATCGCCCGCTCCGGCAAGACCTCCCCGATGGAGTTCTCCTGGGATGTCGCGGTCACCGACGGCACACTGACCTCCGGCACATCGAAGACCTGCAGCTTCACCTTCAACCCGGCCGCTCCCGGCGCACCGGCCCTGAGCGACTCCAGCGGCGCGGACTGCAACGCCTCCACACTGACGTACACCGTCGGCGACCGCGCCACCTTCACCGTCGCCCCGAGCGCCAGCGGCGCGACACCCTCGAACTACGTCTACCAGATCAACGGCGGCGCGGCCGTCTCCACCACCCAGACCACCCTGACCGTCATCCCGACCCGGGCCACCAACGTCCTGACTGTCACCGCGGTGGCCGCCGGCGGCAACATCGGTGACTCCGCCACCTGCGTCATCGAGGCCGCCGCCCCGGCGACAGCCGCCGACGGGGACCTGAACGGCGACGGGCTGCCCGACCTGATCACCGTCGGGAACAAGAACGGGCTGCCGCCCGGCCTGTGGCAGGCGGACAGCCAGTCCGCCGGTACCGGCCAGGTCGCCACGCAGGCCACCGACATCGGAGCCCAGGGCACCGGCATCGACACCGCCATCAGTGCCACCAGTCCCCAGGAGTGGAACGGCCTGGAGGCCTTCACCGGCCACTTCGCCACCGGCGGCAGCGGCTTCAACGACGTCGCGACCTACAACCCCAGCGACGGTACCGCCACCATCCTGGACGGCAACGGCGACGGCTCCGCCCTGCAGATCGCCAACGAGCAGGACGTGGTCAGTGGCGCCTTCACCGACGGCACCGGTTCGGCACCCGTCTACGCCACCCACCTCGCCAACGCCGGCAACCTCAACAACACCGCCAGCGGGAACACCGGGCAGGGCGGGAACATCATCCTCGCCCAACCCGACCTGCTGATGACCATCGACGGGTCGCTGTACCTGTCGCCATCCGCGGACACGCCCGGCGGATACTTCACCTTCGGCTCGCCGAGCACCACCAGCGACATCGACCTGCTGGACACCAACCCCACCGGGACCGGCAACTGGAACGGCTGGACGATCACCACCAGTCTGGTCGCCACCACCCCCTACACCTCCCTGCCCGCGCTGTTCGCCCGCGACGACAGCACCGGCGCGCTCTACTACTACAGCCCCACCGCGACGCTGGACCTCGCCCAGAACGTCATCCAGGGCACGAACACGACCGTCACGCCCGTGGAATTGGAGACCAGCGGCTGGGGCTCGACCACCTACCCGGTGATCGAGGGCGCCGAGTTCGGCGGCAGCGCCGGCCTGTGGGGCGTCTCATCCACCGGCGCCACCACGGACGTCACCGCCGCCTCGATCTCCGGGTCCACCCTCACCACGACCGTCCCGCAGCAGATCGCCGCCGAAGGCCACACCTGGGCCCTGGACGACAACACCACCGGCACGGTCACCACCGCCGCCGACACCACCGGCAACCCGGCGCTGACCCTGACCGGCGACAGCGGCACCACCTGGGACACCGGCGACGCCAACTTCCCCGCCGACGTCGCCTTCAACGGCACCAGCGGCAGCCTGTCGACCACCAGCGCCGCCGTGGACCTGACCCGGAGCTTCACCCTCTCCGCGTGGGCCAAGCCGACCAGCTACGGCGGCGCGGTGATCTCCCAGAGCGGCTCCTCCGACTTCGGCATGGTCGTCTTCCCCAGCGCCACCGGCTGGCAGTTCCAACTCAACACCGGATCCGGAACCGGGCTGACCTACGACGTCATCACCGGCGGAACCGTCAACCTCGGCGCCTGGGCCCACCTGACCGCGATCTATAACGCGACCACCAAGGTCATGGACCTGTACGTCGACGACGTCCACGTGGCCACCGGCCCGCACACCGCCCCCAGTACCGGCGCCGACGGGGACTTCCTGATCGGCTCCGATCTGTACCAGGGCGCCGGGTCCGGCCACTTCGCCGGTGACGTCGCCCAGGTGCAGACCTGGTCCGGTGCCGTCGTGCCGCCCGCCCAGCCGTACACCGCGGCCGGCTACCACCAGTCCGTCACCGCCACCCGCATCCTGGACACCCGCTACAGCACCGATCTCAGCCACACCACCGGAATCACCGCGGGCAGCGCCACCGTCGCCGCCGGATCCGTCACCGCGCTGCAGATCAGCGGCGACACGGTCACCCCGAGCAGCACCGGGTCCCCCACCACCATCCCGACCTCGGTGACCGCGGTCGCCGTCGACGTCACCGCCGTCAACGAGTCCACGGCGGGCTACCTGACCGCCTACGCCGACAACACCCAGCAGCCCGTCACCTCCTCCACCAACTACGTCGCCGGCACCACCGTGACCGGCAACCAGATCGTGCCCGTGGGTACCGACGGCAAGATCGACCTGTACGCCTCCGGTGGCCCGCTCGCCCTGGTGGTCGACCTCACCGGCTACTTCACCAGCGACGCCACCGTGGCCAACGACCAGACCTACACGCCCCTGGGCGTGACCCAGCGGGTCCTGGACACCGGCAGCAGCGTGGCCGGCACCAGCCTGTCCGGCACCGGCCCGGTTGCCGCCAACTCCTCCTTCACACTGCAGGTCACCGGCGCCGAAGGACTGTTGGGCGTCCCGGCCGGAGCCACCGCGGTCGCCGCCAACATCACCACCTACGACGAGACCGGCGTCGGAGGCCTGTCCGTCTACGCCACCGGCGCGGCACCCGCCAACCTGACCAGCCTCACCTACACCGCCGGTACCGGCGACGCCTCAATGGCCGCTGACACCCCGCTCAGCAGCGGCGGGACCATCACCATCGCCGACTACGGATCGGCCACCGACGTCATCGTGGACGTCTCCGGCTACTACACCAACTCCACCACCGGGGAGACGTACCACACGGTCAACCCCACCCGCATCGTCGACACCCGCAACGGAACCGGCGGCAGTGCGGGCCAGGTCGCGTCCGACACCCCTTACCTCGTCAGCGGCACCGACATCCAGCAGGTCACCACAGCCGCGGTGCCGACCCTGGTCGGCGTGCTCACCGCGACCGATGCCACCGGCAGCGGCTTCGCCGTCGCCTACGCCAACGGGCTCACCCGCGTCCCCGACGGCAGTTCCAGCATCAACTGGGTCAGCGGCGTCGCCAGCAGCAACCTCATCATGACCCCGACCGGCAACGGCGACGGACTCGACATCTACAACAACAGCTCGGCACCCGTCGACTTCGTCCTCGACAGCAGCGGCTACTTCGCCTGA